In Morganella morganii, the following are encoded in one genomic region:
- the cysZ gene encoding sulfate transporter CysZ, with the protein MTNPVRPLSGFAYVAQGWRLMMRPGLRAFVILPLLANIVVMGGALWWLFSQFGGWIAWLMDKVPGWLQWLDYLIWPVAVISVLLIFSYFFSTIANIIASPFNGWLSEKLEAELTGRPAPDQGWADLINDIPRILKREMVKLLYYIPRAVILLILFFIPGIGQTLAPVLWFIFGAWMMSVQYGDFPFDNHKVSFPEMKSTLRRDNMTNLQFGSLVSVLTMIPFVNLFIMPAAVCGATALWVDRYRAQFVRD; encoded by the coding sequence ATGACAAATCCTGTCAGGCCGCTCAGCGGCTTTGCATATGTTGCACAGGGATGGCGGCTGATGATGCGTCCGGGTCTCCGGGCCTTCGTGATTCTGCCGTTGCTGGCCAATATCGTGGTTATGGGCGGTGCACTCTGGTGGTTGTTCAGTCAGTTCGGCGGGTGGATAGCCTGGCTGATGGATAAAGTACCGGGCTGGCTGCAGTGGCTGGATTATCTTATCTGGCCGGTGGCGGTGATTTCTGTGCTGCTGATTTTCAGCTATTTTTTCAGCACGATCGCCAATATCATCGCCTCGCCGTTTAACGGCTGGCTGTCGGAGAAACTGGAAGCGGAGCTCACCGGGCGTCCCGCACCGGATCAGGGCTGGGCAGATCTGATAAATGATATCCCGCGTATTCTGAAACGTGAGATGGTCAAACTGCTTTATTACATCCCGCGTGCCGTTATTCTGCTGATCCTGTTTTTCATTCCGGGGATCGGGCAGACACTCGCGCCGGTACTCTGGTTTATTTTCGGTGCCTGGATGATGTCCGTGCAGTACGGGGATTTCCCGTTTGATAACCACAAGGTCAGTTTTCCGGAAATGAAAAGCACACTGCGCCGCGATAATATGACCAATCTCCAGTTCGGTTCGCTGGTCAGTGTGCTGACCATGATCCCGTTTGTGAACCTGTTTATTATGCCTGCGGCGGTCTGCGGTGCCACCGCGCTGTGGGTGGATCGCTACCGCGCACAGTTTGTCCGCGACTGA
- the zipA gene encoding cell division protein ZipA yields MMQDLRLILIVVGAVAIIALLLHGLWTSRKERSSLFRARPMKRRKYESQDEAADDMSEAHGSRHSAVLPEDPAPQVSPYSEAQNEQDPLLSAGRMYPSSEPEEPPVMPKAQSPRRQPVKAPETEPQIGLFDALEQEAQAPAAPAPEVMTTAAVITAAETDMPHTEEPVTEPEPVQEAPRSSAENNEIVLALFVSAHPGQMVAGDILRTAIEQAGFRFGAMNIYHRHVDPAGSGPVLFSLANMVNPGTFVPEQMEEIETPGVAMFMMVPSYGDANQNFKLMLQAAQRIASDVGGVVLDEERKMLTPQKIEVYKARIRKVLVAKQN; encoded by the coding sequence CTGATGCAAGATTTGCGTCTGATATTAATCGTTGTGGGTGCGGTAGCAATCATCGCATTGTTACTTCACGGACTGTGGACGAGCCGTAAAGAGCGTTCTTCCCTGTTTCGCGCGCGCCCCATGAAGCGTCGTAAATACGAGTCGCAGGATGAAGCCGCTGATGATATGTCAGAGGCACACGGCTCCCGTCACTCTGCTGTATTACCGGAGGATCCGGCTCCGCAGGTCTCTCCGTATTCAGAAGCGCAGAATGAGCAGGATCCGTTATTATCTGCCGGCAGAATGTATCCGTCATCAGAGCCGGAAGAACCGCCTGTGATGCCGAAAGCCCAGAGCCCGCGCCGTCAGCCGGTAAAAGCACCGGAAACAGAGCCGCAAATCGGATTATTTGATGCCCTTGAGCAGGAAGCACAGGCACCGGCAGCTCCGGCTCCGGAGGTCATGACAACAGCCGCGGTGATCACTGCCGCTGAAACTGACATGCCTCACACAGAAGAGCCGGTAACTGAACCGGAACCGGTTCAGGAAGCGCCGCGCAGCAGTGCAGAGAACAATGAGATTGTGCTGGCACTGTTTGTGTCCGCCCATCCGGGACAGATGGTCGCAGGTGATATTCTGCGCACCGCTATCGAGCAGGCCGGGTTCCGTTTCGGGGCGATGAACATCTATCACCGCCATGTCGATCCGGCAGGCAGTGGTCCGGTGTTATTCAGTCTGGCCAATATGGTGAATCCGGGCACGTTTGTACCGGAGCAGATGGAAGAGATCGAAACCCCGGGCGTGGCCATGTTTATGATGGTGCCGTCTTACGGTGACGCAAACCAGAACTTCAAGCTGATGTTACAGGCTGCTCAGCGTATCGCCTCTGATGTCGGCGGCGTGGTTCTGGATGAGGAGCGCAAAATGCTGACACCGCAGAAAATCGAGGTGTACAAGGCGCGCATCCGCAAAGTTCTCGTCGCCAAACAGAACTGA